DNA from Chloroherpetonaceae bacterium:
TTAAAGGTGAAGTGCAGCAGCATTCAAGTTCGCCGCCCATTACATTTTTTGCTTTTGCTAGTGACATAGGGTTTAGCTGTAGGTTAATAGGTTTTCTTTTCAGATTCAGCTGCTTTTGATAAACGCACTGCCTCATTGATACCTTTTGGCTCGAATGATTTAGGCATCTGTTTCAAGGGATGTTTCGTTGCTAAACGATTGAAAAAAGGGTTGGATTCCGGATGTTCCTTATAGAGTAATGAGGTTTTAAACCCTTCTGCTAATGACTCTAAAAGATAAGAACGCTTGAATGGTTTTATAAGGTACTTATAAATATTGACTTGATTAACCAATTTCATCGCAACCTCTGCATCCTGACTATCAGTGAGAATAATAATCACAAGGTGGGGATGAGTATATTTAACGGCTCCAATAAAGTCGTTAAATTGAAAGCCTGAATCCCCCGAAAATACTTCTGTCACCAGAATTGAAATAGGCCGCTGAACAATGACTTCATACGCTTGAAGTGCACTTGTAAATGAATGAAGGGAAAAGTTGGAAGAAAGGAGTTCTTGAAAGGCGCTGAGATGTTTCGGGTTTTGATCAATAAAAACAATTTCCGGCTTAATTTTTTTGATTGAAGAATCAAGAACTTTGGAGGGTGAATGAATTACATCGAGTTTTTCATTCTGGAATTGATGATTTATCCGCTCTTTTGTTGCTTCAACCGCTTTGCTCCGTGCATTTCTTGAATATTCAATTCCAAGCTCAACGGTACTAATCAATCGCTCTCGATTCCAAGGTTTCATGATGTAGCGAAATATTTCTCCATTATTGACTGAAGAAATAGTGGCATCAAGATCGGAGTAACCGGTGAGCAAAATTCGCGTTGTGTTAGGAGACATCACCTTTGCTTTTGCAAGAAATTCAGATCCGGTCATTTTAGGCATCCGTTGATCGGAAATAATGACATCAATATCTTTGTTCTTTTCAAGGATTTGAATGGCATCGAATCCGTTTGATGCCTTGAAGATGGTAAACTCTTCAAAAAGATAGGTGAGGGTCTGAAGCATATATTCCTCATCATCAACAATTAATAAGCGCCCTTTTTGCAAAATAGAAGAATGAATGAATTGTGAATGAAAAAGGAATATTTATGAGGGTTAAATACTTACTTTTTAGAAGACTTTAATAGCTCAGAAAGCTTTTCACGCTCTTCAGGAGACATTTTCTTTACCTTGTCTTCTACAGAATCTTCTTCAAGTGATTTATTGAATTCTTCTTCAAGACCGGTTTGCGCACGCTTAAATTCGTTGATGCTCTTTCCTAATCCACGTGCCAACTCGGGAAGTTTTTTTGCACCGAAAAAAAGCAACGCGATAAGAAGGATAATAATCAGCTCTTGTCCACCCAATCCGAACATAGTTGTAAACTTTTGGTAAAAATTAATAATTGATTAACCTTAAAATACAAAACAAGTCCTTTCAAATTACAGCCCTGAGAGATTTTTACAAGTAAAAATTTTGGTACGGAAGAAATCAAGGAAGTTTCCTACGATTCCAATATCTTCGCGAAGTTTTCACTTTAGTAAACAGGGTGCTTGCCTTAAGAATTTAGTCGCTACGAAATGTTAGGGATGATAATCAATCACATTTCAAGATTGTTTAACCTTGAAATGGCCTTTTTTCGCCTTTGTTTTACGAGGGAATTGCAATTCCGAGCCAATTTCATTCTCATTTTTTTTATGGATGTGGTTTGGTACGGAGTGAATTGGTTGTTTTTCGAGATAATTTACCTTAATACGGAAAGTATTGCCGGGTATAATCGAGAGGAAGTCCTGTTCTTTATCGCCACAACGTTTGTGATTGATGGAATAGATATGACTTTCTTTGCCTCATCAATGTGGATGCTTCCCGATGCGGTTCGTAAAGGCGATTTTGATTTAATGCTCTCAAAACCGGTTTCACCGTTAGTTTATGCAACAATGCGCAATGTGTCTTTGGGCTCCTTGTTAGACACAATTCTCGCCTTTCTCATATTAGGATATGCTTGGAGTCAGTTAAACATTGTCCCTTCAGGTTTTGAAGTCGTTGCTTACATTTGCTTGCTTCTTTCAGGCCTTGCGATTATATACTCATTGCAACTCTTTTTCTCTGCGCTCAGTTTTATTTTCGTTGGTCACGGCAGCGGTTTAAATATGATGTTTCATCATCTCTATCAATTTGCAATGAGACCCGAGGCCATTTATAAGGGCGGGTTAAGATTTTTCTTGCTGTTTTTATTACCAATGATTGTCATTTCTGCTCTTCCGGCAAGAGTCATCATAAAAGGATTTGAACCGGAAAATTTTATACTTTCTTTGGCTGTTTCAATAGCATTTTTTTTTGGGGTTCGCGCTTTTTTTTATTGGGCGCTTCGCCGATATGAGAGTGCTTCAAGTTAGTTAAGATTTACTTTTTACTAAACACCAATCAATCCAATGGCAGTTCAATTAGATTCTCAAGTAAAAGCAATGATTTCATTGC
Protein-coding regions in this window:
- a CDS encoding response regulator, which produces MQKGRLLIVDDEEYMLQTLTYLFEEFTIFKASNGFDAIQILEKNKDIDVIISDQRMPKMTGSEFLAKAKVMSPNTTRILLTGYSDLDATISSVNNGEIFRYIMKPWNRERLISTVELGIEYSRNARSKAVEATKERINHQFQNEKLDVIHSPSKVLDSSIKKIKPEIVFIDQNPKHLSAFQELLSSNFSLHSFTSALQAYEVIVQRPISILVTEVFSGDSGFQFNDFIGAVKYTHPHLVIIILTDSQDAEVAMKLVNQVNIYKYLIKPFKRSYLLESLAEGFKTSLLYKEHPESNPFFNRLATKHPLKQMPKSFEPKGINEAVRLSKAAESEKKTY
- a CDS encoding twin-arginine translocase TatA/TatE family subunit; translated protein: MFGLGGQELIIILLIALLFFGAKKLPELARGLGKSINEFKRAQTGLEEEFNKSLEEDSVEDKVKKMSPEEREKLSELLKSSKK
- a CDS encoding ABC-2 family transporter protein — its product is MAFFRLCFTRELQFRANFILIFFMDVVWYGVNWLFFEIIYLNTESIAGYNREEVLFFIATTFVIDGIDMTFFASSMWMLPDAVRKGDFDLMLSKPVSPLVYATMRNVSLGSLLDTILAFLILGYAWSQLNIVPSGFEVVAYICLLLSGLAIIYSLQLFFSALSFIFVGHGSGLNMMFHHLYQFAMRPEAIYKGGLRFFLLFLLPMIVISALPARVIIKGFEPENFILSLAVSIAFFFGVRAFFYWALRRYESASS